DNA from Sphingomonas sp. SUN039:
AGCGGCAGCGGGCGTCGTTCCGCAGTCACATAGCGGCGTCGCGCGCCACGCAGTTGCCGCTAATCGTCCATACGCGCGATGCCGAGGACGATACCGCTGCGATCCTGACCGAGGAAATGGGGAAGGGGGCCTTCCCCGGCGTGATCCATTGCTTCACCGCAAGCGACGCTTTCGCCCGCATCGCGCTCGACCTCGGCCTTTATATCTCGATCTCGGGCATTGTGACCTTCAAGAATGCCAAGGACTTGCAGGCAACGGCGTCCACGATTCCCCAGGATCGGCTGCTGATCGAAACCGATGCGCCGTTCCTGTCGCCGGTCCCGCATCGCGGCAAGACCGGCGAACCCGCGTTCGTTGCCGACACCGCGCGGTTCCTGAGCGGTTTGCGCGGCGTTTCGGTCGAGGCGCTGGGTGCAACGACATCCGCAAACTTCCACCGCTTGTTTGCGAAGGCCGCGTGAAGGTCACAGTCCTTGGTTCCGGCACGTCGTCCGGCGTACCGCGCGTCGATGGCAATTGGGGGACTTGCGATCCGGATGAGCCGCGCAACCGGCGGCGGCGGGTGTCGATCCTCGTCGAGCATGACGGCACGCGCATCCTGGTCGACACATCGCCCGATCTGCGCGAGCAATTGATCGGCGAAGGTGGCGGACGGCCTTCGGCGGTGATCTGGACGCACGAGCACGCCGATCATTGCCACGGCATCGACGACCTGCGGCCGTTCTATTTCTATGGCAAGGAGCCGATAACGGGCTTTGCGCGGCCGCGCGCCAGGGCCGAACTGACCCTGCGCTTCGCCTTCGCCTTTGCCGGGCATCAGGCCTATCCGCCGTATATTACCTGCGGCGATCTGGGCGATGACAGCGAGATCGGCGGCATCCGGGTGCGCGCGGTCGATTTGCCGCATGGCGAAATCACCAGCGCGGGCCTGCGTTTCGACGCGGGGGGCAGCTCGCTGGCGTATTTCACCGATTTCAATGTTTTGCCCGATGAAGCTGCGGCACTCGTGCAGGATATCGACCTGTGGATCGTCGATGCGTGCCGCCACGCGCCGCACCCGACGCACCCGCATCTGGCGAAGACGCTGGCGTGGATCGAGGCGCTGAAGCCGAAGCGTGCGGTTCTGACGCATATGGACCAGACGATGGATTACCGTAGCCTGTGTGCGACGCTGCCCGAGGGCGTCGAGCCGGGCTATGACGGGATGGAGATCGTGCTGTGAGCGGCGACGATACCGCGCGGCTGGTCGCTGCGGGCCTGATGATTGCGCTCGTCGCCAGCAGCCTGTTCGGTCGCGGGCTCAAGCTCGGCGCAACCCTGCGGATGGTATTGGCATGGTGCGCGATTTTTGCGATTGTCTTTGTTGCGTTTTTGTTCCGTGACGAGGCGAGGGTGGTGTGGTCGCGGATCAAGGCCGAAGTCGGCGGTGAAACCGCTACAGTCTCGGGGGGCGTCACACGCGTTACCATGCGCGCAGACGGCCATTTCCATGTTCTGGCCAAGATCAACGGTCAGGCGTACGATTTTCTGATCGATACAGGTGCTACGTCGACCGGGCTGACTGAGCGCACGGCGCGGCAGGCGAATGTGCAGCCCGATTCTTCGATCCAGATGCCGGTCGATACCGCCAATGGCACCGTGATGGTCTCGACCGCGCGGATCGGCTTGCTCGAGGTCGGCAACGTCCGACAGACCGACGCGCGCGCAGTGATCGGCAAGAGTTTCGGCGACACCAATGTGCTGGGGATGAACTTTTTGTCGCAGCTCAAGAGCTGGAAGGTCGAGGGGCGCACTCTCACTCTGGAGCCTTAGCGTATTTTACATAATGTATATTATCGGGCTTTAAGACAGGAAGAACGATGAAGCCGATCCCGACCCCCCTCGACCGCATCATCGCCATTGTCGAGCGCCTGCGTGATCCGGTCGACGGGTGCGACTGGGACCGTGTCCAGACCTTTGCGACCATCGCGCCGTACACGATCGAGGAAGCCTATGAAGTCGCCGACGCGATTGCGCGCGACGATATGGCGGCGCTCAAGGACGAGCTCGGCGACCTGTTGTTCCAGGTCGTGCTCCACAGCCGCATTGCGGAGCAACTCGGCGCGTTCTCGCTCGGCGATGTCGCGGCGGCGATTGCCGACAAGATGGAACGCCGCCACCCGCATCTGTTCGGCGATGCCGAGGCGCGACCCGACTGGGAAACCCTCAAGGCGGCTGAACGGTCCGACGCGGCGAGTGCGCTCGACGGCGTGGCACTTGCGCTGCCCGCCCTGATGCGCGCCGAGAAACTCCAGAAGCGCGCGGCGCGAACCGGTTTCGATTGGCCCGACGCTTCGGGTCCGCGTGCGAAAATCGACGAGGAACTCGTTGAAATCGAAGCGGCGAGCACGCCTGCAGAGCACGAGGACGAGGTCGGCGACCTGCTGTTCGCGGTGGTCAACTATGCCCGGCACCTCGGCGTCGATCCCGAAGTCGCGCTACGCGGGGCCAATGCGAAGTTCGAGGGGCGGTTTCGGTCGATCGAGACGGTGCCGGGGTTTGCGGGAATGTCTCTCGATGAGAAAGAGCGGTTGTGGGTGGCGGTCAAGAAGAAGTGAGAGGCTTCGACAAGCTCAGCCAAGTCGGTTTGGGAACAATGCTTTCCACCCGACTTGGCTGAGCCTGTCGAAGCCCCCTCTTTTTAAAATTCTCCAACATTTGCGGACGCGCCCGTCCACCGGCTGGAGCATTCCCCGCGACAATGCGACCGGCGCGTCCTGCCACGGGCATCCGGGCGGGACGACTTTGTGGGTCGTTCCAGTCAGGCACGCTTGGTTAGAGGGTGCCGTATCGCCATTGTGCCCGGCTTCGCATTGGATGTGGCTGCGCCGTGGATGCCTATAGAGACGAACTGTTGTGCGGATCGTTGCCGCAAGGCCAGTCTTGTCGCTTATGCCGCCTTGAGCGATCTTAAGTCCCGCAGGACCGCGAAAGAAGTTTCGAGCTCTGTACACCCCGGACAGCCGGGCAACTCGGCGATCCGACGGCGATGCATCGGCTTTGTTAAACCGGATGGCTCCGCGCCGGTCGCATGTCACGGGCGAGGCTTTCGCCCTTTCCGCGCTGCCAGCCGTTGCGTTGATCGGACGCTCGGGTAGGCAGAAGCGCGACATAACCGATACGGTTAAATGTGTCAAGAACAAAATGGCAACTGGTCGTTACCTTGCCAAATAGCGGGCGAAATCCTCGTCGGTCAGGCGCACGGTGACGGTGCGCTCGTCCCCTTCCCCGCTTTCGCGCTCTACGCTGCCGTGCGCGTGGAGCCAGGCAAGCGCGGCGCCGTCGTTGGCCGCGACCCGCAGGTCATGCGGCTTGCGCGCGGCGGTCAGAATGGCCGAGGCGCGCAACGACAGGGTATCGATCCCCTCCCCGTCGATTGCCGACAGCATGACCACGTCGTCGCGCCGCGCCGCTTCATTCGCGACGAAAGCGCGCGCGTCGTCGTCGAGCAGGTCGATCTTGTTCCACGCCTCGATCATCGGCGTCGCCGACGCATCGCCGAGAACCCCGAGATCGGTCAGCACCTGCACGACGTCCGCCGCCTGCGCCTCGCTGTCAGGGTGGGCGATGTCGCGGACATGGACGATGAGGTCGGCGGAAACGACCTCTTCGAGCGTGGCGCGGAAGGCGGCGACGAGTTGCGTCGGAAGGTCGGAGACGAATCCGACGGTGTCGCTCAGGATCGCCTTGCTGATACCTGGCAACGAGACTTCGCGCATCGTCGGGTCGAGGGTCGCGAACAACAGATCCTCGGCCATGACCTTCGCGCCGGTCATCCGGTTGAACAGCGTCGACTTGCCCGCATTGGTGTACCCCACGAGCGCGACCACCGGCCAGGGCGCGCGCCGCCGCCGGTCGCGGTGCAGGCCGCGGGTGCGGACGACCTGGTCGAGCTCTTTCTTCAGCTTTGCCATGCGGTCGCGGATCAGGCGGCGGTCGGCCTCGATCTGGGTTTCGCCGGGGCCGCCGAGAAAGCCGAAGCCGCCGCGCTGGCGTTCCAAGTGGGTCCAGCTCCGCACGAGCCGCCCCGCCTGATAGTCGAGATGCGCGAGTTCGACCTGCAATCGCCCCTCGGCACTCGCCGCGCGTTCGCCGAAGATTTCGAGGATCAGCCCGGTGCGGTCGATGACTTTCGTTTTGGTCTCGGTTTCGAGGTTCCGCTGCTGCACCGGGGTCAGCGCGCCATCGACGATGGTCAGTTCGGCCTCGACCGCTCTTCCCCGCGCGGCGATGGTTTCTACCTGCCCGCTGCCGAACAACGTCGCGGGTTTGGGATCGCGGACCTTGATCGCGACCCGGTCGACGACCTGGATGCCGATCGCCGCCGCAAGCCCCGCCGCCTCGTCGAGGCGTGCGTCGGCGTCGCGCGATGCGCCGGCACTCTGGCGGTCGGGATAGACCACCAGCGCCCGGGCGCCGCGCGAGACACCTTCTTCGCGCTGGAGCTGGAATTCGGCCAATCAGTCCTCGCTGTCTTCGACCGTTTCCTCGGCGAGGTTCAGCGGGTGCGCGGGCTGCACCGTCGAGACGGCGTGCTTGTACACGAGCTGGACCATGCCGTCGCGCTGGAGCAGCATGCAGAACAGGTCATAGGCCGCAATCTCGCCCTGCAACATCACCCCGTTGACGAGGAACATCGTCACCGGGTTGTTCTGGCGGCGCACGGCCGTCAGGAAAATGTCCTGCAATTGCTTGGGCTTGGCGTTGTCCTCGGCAAAGGCCGCCGCGACGGGGGCCAGATCGAGCGGGTTCGACGGCATCACGGTCGAAATCGCGTGCTTGTAGATCAGCTGCGACTGGCCGTCGCGGCGCAGCAGCACCGAAAAATTGTCGAACCAGGTGATGATGCCCTGCAGCTTGACGCCCTTGACGAGAAACATCGTCACCGGGGTCTTTGCCTTGCGGACCGAATTCAAGAACAAATCCTGAAGGTTATTGGGCTTTTCTGCCATGTCGTCAGACCTTTTGCTTTTGGCCCGCGTAGGCGGGCAGTTGCTCTTGGCGTTACGGAACGCAGCTCCAAGATAGCGCAGCCGTGCGGCGCTGCAAGCGGTCAGTCGTCGATATCGTCGCGATCCTCGGCAATGCCCAGGATCTTGAGCTTGCGGTGCAGCGCCGAGCGTTCCATCCCGATGAACGCGGCGGTACGCGAGATATTGCCCGAGAAACGCCGGATCTGGACGCGCAGATACTCGCGCTCGAACGTCTCGCGGGCCTGACGTAGCGGTGCGCCCATCGCCAGCGCCGTGGGGTTGGCCGCCGCCGGTGTCGCGGTCACTTCGCCCGGGAGCAGGTCGGTGTCGATCAGGTCGAGCCGTGCATCGGGGGCAAGAATGAGCGTGCGTTCGATGATGTTGCGGAGCTGGCGGACATTGCCCGGCCAGTCGAACGATTGCAGCGTCGCCATTGCTTCGGGCGAGATCGCGGGCGTCCGCGCACGGCGCTCGCTGGCGAAACGGGCGACGAAATGGTCGGCGAGCACCGGGATATCCTCGCGCCGCTCGGCCAGCGACGGCAGGTGCACGGGCACGACGTTGAGCCGGTAATAAAGGTCTTCGCGAAAGCGCCCCGCCGCGATTTCCTCGGCCAAGTTACGCGCTGTCGCCGACACGACGCGGACGTCGACGCGGACGACGCGCTGGCCGCCGACGCGGGTAAAGCTCTGGTCGGTCAGCACGCGCAGGATTTTCGCCTGGGTCGGGACCGGCATATCGGCGATCTCGTCGAGGAACAGGGTGCCGCCGTGCGCCTGTTCGAGCAGGCCCGCGCGAACACGGTCGCCCTCCTCGCTGCCGAACAACTCCTCCTCGACCCGGTCGGGGTCCATCCGCGCCGAACTGACCGTGACAAACGGGGCATCGGCGCGGGGACTCCAGTTGTGGAGCATCCGCGCGGCGATTTCTTTGCCGACGCCCGCCGGACCGGTGATGAGGACGCGGCTGCCGGTCGGGGCAACACGTTTGAGCGTCGCCCGCACGGCATTGATCGCGTTGGACGTGCCGTTGAGTTCGTCGTCGGTGCCGACGCGTTCCTTCAGCGTCGCATTCTCGCGCCGCAGCCGCTCGGTTTCGGTGGCGCGCGCCACCAGCAAGGTCAGCCGCTCGGCCTCGAAAGGCTTTTCGATGAAATCGACCGCGCCGCGTCGGATCGCGTGGACGGCCGTATCGATATTGCCGTGCCCCGAAAACACCAGCACCGGCAGGGTCGGGTCGCGTTCTTTGAGCACATCGAGCAATTCGAGCCCGTCGAGCCGCGAGCCCTGCAACCAGACGTCGAGCAGCACCAACGACGGGCGGCGCTCGGCAATCGCTGCAAGCGCGGCATCGCTGTCAGCGGCAACACGGGTGGTATAGCCCTCGTCTTCGAGCACACCCGCGACCAGTTCGCGGATATCGCGCTCGTCGTCGACGATAAGAATATCGAGCGCCATCAGGCTGCTGCCTCCGCAGGTTCGGATTCCATCGCGGCGAGTGCTGCGGTGTCGAAATCGATGGTCACGACGGTGCCGCCACCGTCGCGGTCGGCGAAGCGCATCGTCGCGAAATGCTCCTCGACGATCTTTTTGACGATGGCGAGGCCAAGCCCGGTCCCGCGCGCGCGGGTGGTCACATAGGGTTCGACAAGCCGCTCGCGGTCGGCCGGGAGGCCGATTCCGGTATCGCTGACCGACAGTTGGACGGCGTTGGGCGTTGTCGTGATCGTCAAAACGATCTCGCCACCCTCTTGCCCTTCGACAGCCTCGACCGCCTCGACCGCATTCTTGACGATGTTGGTCAGCGCCTGCCCGAGCTGGCGGCGGTCGCATATCAGGTCGGGGTGGATATCGGGCGCAACCATGCGGAACTTGATCGCGGGGTGCGCGACTTCATGCAGGAACAAGGTCTGGCGCGCGATATCGACGAGCGATTCCGGCCGGAACGACGGCTTCGGCATCCGCGCGAACGACGAGAATTCGTCGACCATCCGCCGCAGATCGCCGACCTGGCGGACGATGGTGTCGGTCAGTTTGGTAAAAGTGCCGGGATCGCTGGTGATTTCGGCACCATAGCGGCGCTTCAGCCGTTCGGCGGCAAGCTGGATCGGGGTCAGCGGGTTCTTGATCTCGTGCGCGATTCGCCGCGCGATATCGGACCAGGCGGCGCGGCGCTGGTCCGAGAGCTGCTGAGTCATGTCGTCGAAGGTCAGGACATGGCCGCTGTCGTCGCGCGCGACCTTCACCGCCAGCGTGCGCGTATCGCCGTCGCGGGCAAGTTCGATCACCGATTCGCGCTTGCCGCTGGCGATCAGCTCGGCGAGCTCGGGCGAGATGGCGGCAAGGGGCTGGCCGACAAGCGGCCCGTCCGCCGAGGACAGCAGCGCCGCCGCAGAGGCATTGGTCAGCCGGACTTCGCCCGTCTTGTCGATCGACACCACGCCCGCGCTGACTCCCGACAGCACGGCTTCGATCAGCGCACGGCGGCGGTCGATCTGGTCGTTGGCGGCGATCAGGTCGCCGGTCTGTTCCTGCAAGCGCCCGGTCATGCGGTTAAAGGCGGTCGCCAGGGTGCCGACCTCGTCGCGACTATGCGGCCCGGCGACACGTGCCGACAGGTCGCCGCCGGTGACGCGCCGCGCCGCATCCACCAGCGCGCCGACGGGCTGCACAAGGCGGTCGGCGACGCCGAGCGCGATCCACACCGCCGCGCCGACGATCAGCAGCGAGATGACGAGCAGCGCCGCGTTGAAGCGCAATTGCAAAGAGCGCGAGCGGGCAGAAAGTTCGCGGTAATCGGTGAGGACAGCGCGGGCGCGCTGTATTTGTTCGCTGTAACTCGGATCGAAACGCGCGGCGTAGAGATAGTTGTCCGTTCCCATCGGTAGCCGCGTCAAAGCGCCAATGCCATTTTCGCTTGGCACGGTCACACTGGCAGCGCCCGCGCGCAGTTTTTGCAACATGACCGGCGTTATGAACTTGTTGAGATCGCGTGACCTTGGATCGAGCAGGACCAGCGCCTGGATGTCCCTGCCTGGGGCTGCATGAAAAATCATGCCTTCGGACATTTCGCGCTGGACGAGTTGTCCGCCGAAATTGCCGAGGAATTCGCGGCTATCGATAGGGAGATAGGTCAGGAAACGTGCCATGTCGCCTGCCATCGTCGTCGTGTTTGAAACAATGCGCGCCTGTTCGAAATCATAGCTCGATTGCACGACGCTGGCCGCGCCTTCGAGCGTTGCCTTGGCGCGGTCGGAGAACCAGAACTGCACCCCGACCTGAAATAGCAGCGAGGCGAAGACCACGACGAGCAGCGTGGGGATGCTCGCGACCAGCGAGAAGATCGCGACAAGCCGCACATGCAGCCGCCCGTCGCCGCCGACAATGGACCGTGCCGCCCTGCCCTTGGCAATGCGGCGCCCGATCAGCACGAGCAGCGCGATGGCGGGAATGAGATTGCCGAGCAGCAACGCGGCAACCACCGGTGGGGTCAACAGGCGCTGGGTATCCGTGCCGGTCAGTGTGGCCCAGGTAATAAGCGCCATCGCCACCGACAGCGAGAAGGTGCCGATCTCAACGAACGGCACCCAGCGGCGCCGACGCAGCCACAGCGCGGTTCGGATCCGGATCTGGCGAAGGGGAGACGCCGTCATTGTTGCCGCAATACAACAATGCCGTGGCATTTCAAGCACAGCTGCGGCGGGGTCACCCGTGGCTGCGCCTAGTCGCGGCTGCGGCGGCCGGGTTCGATGCCGAGTTCGGTCAATCGCTTGCGCAGCGTATTGCGGTTGATACCAAGCAACTCGGCGGCGCGGAGCTGGTTCCCCTTCACTGCCGCGAGGGTTGCGCGGAACAGCGGGCGTTCGACGTCGGCGAGAACGCGATCATAGAGTCCCGGTGGCGGCAGGGCGTCGCCGAAGCCGACGAAATAGCGCGCGAGGTGGAGGTCGAGGGCATCGGAAAGGGTCTCGGCGACCAGGGCGCGTTCCGGAACGGCAGAACCGAGTTGCGCGTCGATCAGCGCGGCGGGCACGACCGGATCGCGGCTGATCGCGGCCAGCCGCCGCATGAGGTTGTCGAGTTCGCGGACATTACCCGGCCAGCCGTGCGCGCGCAGGCGGCCTTCAGCATCGCCCGACAGGCGGCGACGCGGCAGCCCGTCGGCCGCCGCGCGCTCGAGGAATGAATTGGCGAGCAGCAGGATGTCGTCGCCGCGCTCGCGCAACGGCGGCAGCGGAATGGGCACGACGTTGAGGCGGTAGTAGAGGTCTTCGCGGAACTGCCCCGCCTCGATCAGCGCGGGCAGATTCTGGTGCGTGGCGGCAACGATGCGGACGTCGACGCTGACCGTGCGCCCGCCGACGGTGGTGAACGCGTTCGATTGAAGCACGCGCAACAGTCGCGTCTGCGCCTCCATCGGCATGTCGCCGATTTCGTCGAGGAACAATGTGCCGCCATTGGCTTCCTCGAACCGCCCGGTTGCGCGCGCATTGGCGCCGGTGAACGCGCCGCGTTCGTGGCCGAACAATTCGGCCTCGATCAGCTCGCGCGGGATCGCGGCCATGTTAACCGGCACGAACGGCTTTTTGCGCCGTCCGCCCATGTCATGGATCGCGCGGGCGACAAGTTCCTTGCCCGTGCCCGATTCGCCGAGCACCAGCACGCTCAAATCGTTGCCGACGACGCGCGCGATCATCCGGTAGACGTCCTGCATCGGCGGCGAGCGCCCGATGAGGGGCAGCGCCGCGTCGGATTCGGCAAGGTCGCCCTCCCCGCTGCCGGCGCGCGCCAGCCCGCTGCGGACGGCCTGCGTCAGCGCATCGAGATCGAACGGTTTGGGCAGATAGTCGAACGCGCCCTGCTCGGTCGCGCGCACCGCCGTGCTCAGCGTATTCTGCGCCGACAGCACGATCACCGGCAGCTCGTGATGCTTCGCCAATATGTCGGGAACGACGTCCAACCCGTTGCCATCGGGCAGAATAACATCGGTAATCAGCAGATCGGGGGTGAACTTCTCGAGCGCCGCTGCCTGCGCGGCGAGGCTGCCGACCGCCTGCACATTATAGCCCTCGCGGCGCAATGCCTCGCCCACGACCGTGCGGATCGCGGCGTCGTCATCGACAACCAGGATGCGTGCGCCCCTCATGCCGCTCTCGGCAAAAGGATACGGAACACCGATTTCGCCGGGCTGCCGTCGCGGGCGAACTGGACGATGCCGCCATTGTCGCGGACAAGCTTGTCGACCAGCGCCAGCCCGAGGCCGCGCCCCGAGGATTTCGACGAAACAAAGGGTTCGAACAAATGATCGACGATTTCATCCGGCGGGCCGGGGCCGTCATCGACAATCCCGACTTCGATCGGCAGCGCGCGGCGCTCGCTACCGCCGCCGACCGAAACCCCGTGGCGATAGCGCGTGGTCAGCGTGACGGTGCCGCGCTGTCCCTCAGGCACGGCTTCGGCAGAATTCTTGATCAGGTTGAGCAGCACTTGAACGAGCGAATCCCTGTGGACGAAAACCGGCGGCAGCGACGGATCATAGGCGTCGTGGATATCGATGCGGTCGCCGAACCCCGCCGCCGCGACCGCGCGGGCGTGTTCGAGGATCGCGTACAGGTTCTGCGCACTGCGTTCGACCGGTCGGCTGTCGGTAAAGGCCTCCATCCGGTCGATCAGGCCCGTCACGCGGTCGACCTCGTCGCGGATCAGGCGGGTCAGGTCGGCCCCCTCCCCGCCCGCGTGGCGTTCGAGCAGTTGCGCGGCGCCGCGGATGCCCGACAGCGGGTTCTTGATCTCGTGCGCGAGCATCGCCGCCGCGCCGATGGCCGAACGGCTGCGGTCGCGCCGGTCGAACTGCTGGCCCATGGCTTGGGCAGCGGTGGCACTTTGCAGGGTGACCAGCCGCCACCCCGGATGGTCGGTGAGCGGCGTCGCATGGAAATCCGCGCGCAGCCGCACCCCGCGCGCGGTTTCGAGCTGGCAATCATAGGCGGCGAAGACCGATTCCTCGCGCAGCCCGTCATAGCAGGACGGCGGCACCCGCAGGACGATGCCGAGCG
Protein-coding regions in this window:
- a CDS encoding ATP-binding protein — protein: MTASPLRQIRIRTALWLRRRRWVPFVEIGTFSLSVAMALITWATLTGTDTQRLLTPPVVAALLLGNLIPAIALLVLIGRRIAKGRAARSIVGGDGRLHVRLVAIFSLVASIPTLLVVVFASLLFQVGVQFWFSDRAKATLEGAASVVQSSYDFEQARIVSNTTTMAGDMARFLTYLPIDSREFLGNFGGQLVQREMSEGMIFHAAPGRDIQALVLLDPRSRDLNKFITPVMLQKLRAGAASVTVPSENGIGALTRLPMGTDNYLYAARFDPSYSEQIQRARAVLTDYRELSARSRSLQLRFNAALLVISLLIVGAAVWIALGVADRLVQPVGALVDAARRVTGGDLSARVAGPHSRDEVGTLATAFNRMTGRLQEQTGDLIAANDQIDRRRALIEAVLSGVSAGVVSIDKTGEVRLTNASAAALLSSADGPLVGQPLAAISPELAELIASGKRESVIELARDGDTRTLAVKVARDDSGHVLTFDDMTQQLSDQRRAAWSDIARRIAHEIKNPLTPIQLAAERLKRRYGAEITSDPGTFTKLTDTIVRQVGDLRRMVDEFSSFARMPKPSFRPESLVDIARQTLFLHEVAHPAIKFRMVAPDIHPDLICDRRQLGQALTNIVKNAVEAVEAVEGQEGGEIVLTITTTPNAVQLSVSDTGIGLPADRERLVEPYVTTRARGTGLGLAIVKKIVEEHFATMRFADRDGGGTVVTIDFDTAALAAMESEPAEAAA
- the ntrC gene encoding nitrogen regulation protein NR(I) — translated: MRGARILVVDDDAAIRTVVGEALRREGYNVQAVGSLAAQAAALEKFTPDLLITDVILPDGNGLDVVPDILAKHHELPVIVLSAQNTLSTAVRATEQGAFDYLPKPFDLDALTQAVRSGLARAGSGEGDLAESDAALPLIGRSPPMQDVYRMIARVVGNDLSVLVLGESGTGKELVARAIHDMGGRRKKPFVPVNMAAIPRELIEAELFGHERGAFTGANARATGRFEEANGGTLFLDEIGDMPMEAQTRLLRVLQSNAFTTVGGRTVSVDVRIVAATHQNLPALIEAGQFREDLYYRLNVVPIPLPPLRERGDDILLLANSFLERAAADGLPRRRLSGDAEGRLRAHGWPGNVRELDNLMRRLAAISRDPVVPAALIDAQLGSAVPERALVAETLSDALDLHLARYFVGFGDALPPPGLYDRVLADVERPLFRATLAAVKGNQLRAAELLGINRNTLRKRLTELGIEPGRRSRD
- the hfq gene encoding RNA chaperone Hfq translates to MTACSAARLRYLGAAFRNAKSNCPPTRAKSKRSDDMAEKPNNLQDLFLNSVRKAKTPVTMFLVKGVKLQGIITWFDNFSVLLRRDGQSQLIYKHAISTVMPSNPLDLAPVAAAFAEDNAKPKQLQDIFLTAVRRQNNPVTMFLVNGVMLQGEIAAYDLFCMLLQRDGMVQLVYKHAVSTVQPAHPLNLAEETVEDSED
- a CDS encoding MBL fold metallo-hydrolase; the protein is MKVTVLGSGTSSGVPRVDGNWGTCDPDEPRNRRRRVSILVEHDGTRILVDTSPDLREQLIGEGGGRPSAVIWTHEHADHCHGIDDLRPFYFYGKEPITGFARPRARAELTLRFAFAFAGHQAYPPYITCGDLGDDSEIGGIRVRAVDLPHGEITSAGLRFDAGGSSLAYFTDFNVLPDEAAALVQDIDLWIVDACRHAPHPTHPHLAKTLAWIEALKPKRAVLTHMDQTMDYRSLCATLPEGVEPGYDGMEIVL
- the mazG gene encoding nucleoside triphosphate pyrophosphohydrolase; its protein translation is MKPIPTPLDRIIAIVERLRDPVDGCDWDRVQTFATIAPYTIEEAYEVADAIARDDMAALKDELGDLLFQVVLHSRIAEQLGAFSLGDVAAAIADKMERRHPHLFGDAEARPDWETLKAAERSDAASALDGVALALPALMRAEKLQKRAARTGFDWPDASGPRAKIDEELVEIEAASTPAEHEDEVGDLLFAVVNYARHLGVDPEVALRGANAKFEGRFRSIETVPGFAGMSLDEKERLWVAVKKK
- a CDS encoding sigma-54 dependent transcriptional regulator; its protein translation is MALDILIVDDERDIRELVAGVLEDEGYTTRVAADSDAALAAIAERRPSLVLLDVWLQGSRLDGLELLDVLKERDPTLPVLVFSGHGNIDTAVHAIRRGAVDFIEKPFEAERLTLLVARATETERLRRENATLKERVGTDDELNGTSNAINAVRATLKRVAPTGSRVLITGPAGVGKEIAARMLHNWSPRADAPFVTVSSARMDPDRVEEELFGSEEGDRVRAGLLEQAHGGTLFLDEIADMPVPTQAKILRVLTDQSFTRVGGQRVVRVDVRVVSATARNLAEEIAAGRFREDLYYRLNVVPVHLPSLAERREDIPVLADHFVARFASERRARTPAISPEAMATLQSFDWPGNVRQLRNIIERTLILAPDARLDLIDTDLLPGEVTATPAAANPTALAMGAPLRQARETFEREYLRVQIRRFSGNISRTAAFIGMERSALHRKLKILGIAEDRDDIDD
- a CDS encoding TIGR02281 family clan AA aspartic protease, producing the protein MSGDDTARLVAAGLMIALVASSLFGRGLKLGATLRMVLAWCAIFAIVFVAFLFRDEARVVWSRIKAEVGGETATVSGGVTRVTMRADGHFHVLAKINGQAYDFLIDTGATSTGLTERTARQANVQPDSSIQMPVDTANGTVMVSTARIGLLEVGNVRQTDARAVIGKSFGDTNVLGMNFLSQLKSWKVEGRTLTLEP
- a CDS encoding TatD family hydrolase translates to MFVDSHCHLNYKGLVEDQAAVLDRARGAGVDTMLNISTREREWDEIVATAENNRDVWASIGIHPHEADAHPDVDTAKLVARATHPRVIGIGETGLDYYYDHSDRERQRASFRSHIAASRATQLPLIVHTRDAEDDTAAILTEEMGKGAFPGVIHCFTASDAFARIALDLGLYISISGIVTFKNAKDLQATASTIPQDRLLIETDAPFLSPVPHRGKTGEPAFVADTARFLSGLRGVSVEALGATTSANFHRLFAKAA
- the hflX gene encoding GTPase HflX: MAEFQLQREEGVSRGARALVVYPDRQSAGASRDADARLDEAAGLAAAIGIQVVDRVAIKVRDPKPATLFGSGQVETIAARGRAVEAELTIVDGALTPVQQRNLETETKTKVIDRTGLILEIFGERAASAEGRLQVELAHLDYQAGRLVRSWTHLERQRGGFGFLGGPGETQIEADRRLIRDRMAKLKKELDQVVRTRGLHRDRRRRAPWPVVALVGYTNAGKSTLFNRMTGAKVMAEDLLFATLDPTMREVSLPGISKAILSDTVGFVSDLPTQLVAAFRATLEEVVSADLIVHVRDIAHPDSEAQAADVVQVLTDLGVLGDASATPMIEAWNKIDLLDDDARAFVANEAARRDDVVMLSAIDGEGIDTLSLRASAILTAARKPHDLRVAANDGAALAWLHAHGSVERESGEGDERTVTVRLTDEDFARYLAR
- a CDS encoding nitrogen regulation protein NR(II); amino-acid sequence: MALARSGLTPRVSLVGPPSAEALVAALPTALLVLDGEGCIASVNAAAEMLLNASAAHLLHKPLGIVLRVPPSCYDGLREESVFAAYDCQLETARGVRLRADFHATPLTDHPGWRLVTLQSATAAQAMGQQFDRRDRSRSAIGAAAMLAHEIKNPLSGIRGAAQLLERHAGGEGADLTRLIRDEVDRVTGLIDRMEAFTDSRPVERSAQNLYAILEHARAVAAAGFGDRIDIHDAYDPSLPPVFVHRDSLVQVLLNLIKNSAEAVPEGQRGTVTLTTRYRHGVSVGGGSERRALPIEVGIVDDGPGPPDEIVDHLFEPFVSSKSSGRGLGLALVDKLVRDNGGIVQFARDGSPAKSVFRILLPRAA